A single genomic interval of Bacteroidota bacterium harbors:
- a CDS encoding Arc family DNA-binding protein, with translation MADKKKPFALRVSPEIMKALEQWAADEFRSLNGQIEYLLNDALKQAGRIKKDNGKK, from the coding sequence ATGGCTGATAAAAAGAAACCATTTGCATTGCGTGTGTCGCCGGAAATAATGAAGGCGCTGGAGCAGTGGGCTGCCGATGAGTTTCGCAGTCTGAACGGGCAGATAGAATATTTGTTGAATGATGCATTGAAACAAGCCGGCAGAATAAAAAAAGACAATGGAAAAAAATAA
- a CDS encoding acyl-CoA thioesterase has translation MEKNNADSLPILLSSELLIRFSDCDPFNHLNNSKYIDYFLNAREDQLLQYYNLDLFAYSKTTGCAWVVGQHKIAYLKPALTMEKVIIESTIVEWNANNTLVEFKMWNNEKTKLKALMWTYFHYYNLATQKSELHPQEINTKFKLLENTEITSRVFEERLLQFKM, from the coding sequence ATGGAAAAAAATAATGCAGATAGTTTGCCTATCCTCTTATCCTCGGAATTATTAATTCGCTTTTCTGATTGTGATCCATTTAATCATTTAAATAATTCGAAGTACATAGATTATTTTTTAAATGCCCGTGAAGATCAGTTGCTGCAATATTATAATTTGGATTTATTTGCTTATTCAAAAACAACCGGTTGCGCATGGGTGGTTGGTCAGCATAAAATAGCTTATCTGAAACCTGCGTTGACAATGGAGAAAGTAATTATTGAAAGTACGATTGTGGAATGGAATGCAAATAATACATTGGTAGAATTTAAAATGTGGAACAACGAAAAAACAAAACTCAAGGCGTTGATGTGGACGTATTTTCATTACTACAATTTAGCTACGCAAAAAAGTGAATTGCATCCGCAAGAAATAAATACCAAATTTAAATTATTGGAAAATACAGAGATAACATCCAGAGTTTTTGAAGAGCGTTTATTGCAATTTAAAATGTAG
- a CDS encoding SPFH domain-containing protein, producing the protein MITDKIIKPSSGYLMLIVFFIVLGAIIWATFTFNPAFAALFIITFFMMIGFFIINPNDSKVITLFGKYVGTVKENGFYWANPFYAKYKITLRARNIEGEKIKVNDKEGNPIIIGAVIVWQVRDASKAKFEVDNYEHYVKLQSDSALRHLAGSYAYDHFDDAQKEITLRSGGEIISNELATELTERLQLAGVQIIEVRITHLAYAEEIAGAMLQRQQATAVVAARAKIVEGAVGMVEMALAMLSQNNIVELDEEKKAAMVSNLLVVLCSDRAVNPIVNAGTLHH; encoded by the coding sequence ATGATAACTGATAAAATCATTAAACCCAGCTCAGGATACCTGATGCTTATTGTATTCTTTATTGTGTTGGGCGCCATTATTTGGGCCACCTTCACATTCAATCCGGCATTTGCTGCTTTGTTTATTATTACCTTTTTTATGATGATTGGATTTTTCATCATTAACCCAAACGACAGTAAAGTGATTACGCTTTTTGGAAAGTATGTGGGCACCGTAAAAGAAAATGGTTTTTACTGGGCAAACCCTTTTTATGCAAAATATAAAATCACTTTGCGTGCAAGAAATATTGAAGGTGAAAAAATAAAAGTGAATGATAAAGAAGGTAATCCCATTATTATCGGAGCCGTAATTGTTTGGCAAGTGCGTGATGCATCCAAAGCAAAATTTGAAGTAGATAATTATGAGCACTATGTAAAATTGCAAAGCGATTCTGCATTGCGACATCTTGCAGGTAGTTATGCATATGATCATTTTGATGATGCACAAAAGGAAATTACTTTGCGCAGCGGCGGAGAAATAATTAGCAACGAATTAGCAACTGAACTCACCGAAAGATTACAACTTGCCGGCGTACAAATTATAGAAGTGCGTATTACACATCTTGCGTATGCAGAAGAAATTGCGGGAGCAATGTTGCAACGTCAACAAGCAACAGCTGTAGTAGCTGCAAGGGCTAAAATTGTGGAAGGTGCGGTTGGTATGGTGGAGATGGCGCTGGCGATGTTAAGTCAAAACAATATTGTTGAATTAGATGAGGAGAAAAAAGCAGCAATGGTAAGTAATCTGTTGGTTGTGTTATGTTCTGACAGAGCAGTAAATCCAATTGTGAACGCAGGTACTTTACATCACTAA
- a CDS encoding T9SS type A sorting domain-containing protein, whose amino-acid sequence MRFITYLLLFFSITANAQSPFIIYNTENSLLPDNLVNTVYIDADQNKWIGTQSGLVKIDIDNNWTVLNTTNSGLPENDIRAVYVDDENILWVGMFQNGLSKFNGTDWLNYNTTNSELPDDFVRAIIKDANDTIWIGSTGGLTKWNGADEWFTYTISNSEIKSNNITDILIDDTGKKFIGTINGGLTTLDNGELQYFRTENSDIGDNTVLGLAKDDSYNIWMATAFGGLSIYTADGNFLNFGIANSDIPDWEVADVAVDESQGFLAMNVTGLALFNATDWENFTAENSALPDDNLNSIAMDANGIAWIGSETAGLVTYDKNIIQSVNTISQNAISVYPNPANNYLNIKSDFEFPFDIIIVNSNGETVITVTNYSENTIDISNLTNGMYFLKMHSQKNTCFQYFIKSR is encoded by the coding sequence ATGCGTTTCATCACATATCTACTTTTATTTTTCAGCATCACAGCAAATGCGCAATCACCATTTATTATTTACAATACTGAAAATTCTTTGTTACCCGATAATTTAGTGAATACAGTTTATATAGATGCCGACCAAAATAAATGGATAGGTACACAAAGTGGTTTAGTGAAAATTGATATTGATAATAATTGGACTGTATTAAATACCACTAATTCAGGATTGCCGGAAAATGATATTCGTGCAGTGTATGTGGATGATGAAAATATATTATGGGTAGGAATGTTTCAAAACGGATTATCAAAATTTAATGGTACTGATTGGTTAAATTACAATACCACCAACTCAGAATTACCGGATGATTTTGTGCGGGCAATTATTAAAGATGCGAATGATACAATTTGGATTGGTTCCACCGGTGGACTTACAAAATGGAATGGTGCGGATGAATGGTTTACTTATACGATTAGTAATTCAGAAATTAAATCCAATAACATCACCGATATTTTAATTGATGATACAGGTAAAAAATTTATAGGAACAATTAATGGCGGACTAACCACTTTGGATAATGGTGAACTGCAATATTTCCGCACAGAAAATTCTGATATCGGAGATAATACAGTCTTGGGATTAGCAAAAGATGATTCTTATAATATTTGGATGGCAACAGCTTTCGGCGGATTATCAATTTATACTGCCGATGGAAATTTTTTAAATTTTGGTATAGCAAATTCCGATATTCCCGATTGGGAAGTTGCTGATGTTGCTGTAGATGAAAGTCAAGGTTTTCTTGCAATGAATGTTACCGGACTTGCACTTTTCAATGCTACAGATTGGGAAAACTTTACTGCGGAAAATTCTGCATTACCCGATGATAATCTTAACTCAATTGCAATGGATGCAAATGGTATTGCTTGGATAGGATCAGAAACTGCGGGTTTAGTTACTTACGACAAAAACATTATTCAATCAGTAAATACTATTTCTCAAAATGCTATTTCTGTTTATCCAAATCCAGCAAATAATTATCTGAACATTAAATCTGATTTTGAATTTCCTTTTGATATAATAATTGTAAACAGCAATGGAGAAACAGTAATTACTGTAACTAACTATTCTGAAAATACAATTGATATTTCCAATCTCACCAACGGCATGTATTTTTTAAAAATGCATTCGCAAAAAAATACTTGCTTTCAATATTTTATTAAAAGCAGGTAG
- a CDS encoding urocanate hydratase, producing the protein MTTISTDKNTHFKKQILNGIPTELPAPKIWDTAINHAPIRKDILNKEEKMLAVRNALRYFPEKMHAVLAKEFAEELKTFGRIYMHRFRPDYAIHARHYSEYPHVSKQAACIMLMLQNNLAYAVAQHPHELITYGGNGAVFQNWAQYLLTMQYLATMTDEQTLVLYSGHPMGLFPSHKRAPRVVVTNGMMIPNYSKPDDWEKYNALGVTQYGQMTAGSFMYIGPQGIVHGTNITVLNAARKIDANTTDCTGKIFVTAGLGGMSGAQPKATVIAKGICVVAEVNAAATQKRHAQGWVDEVYDDLQQLVIRMEAARKNKEAVSLAYQGNVVDLWEYFADNNIKIEIGSDQTSLHNPFAGGYYPVGLSFEESKKMMAENPTLFKEKVYESLRRHASAINKLTTNGMYFFDYGNAFLLEASRAGADIMKTENTFIYNSYVQDILGPMCFDYGFGPFRWVCCSNDPNDLQTTDNIAAEVLKEMYNTAPDEIKLQLSDNINWITSAMENKMVVGSQARILYADAEGRTKIATAFNDAIQSGKISAPVVLGRDHHDVSGTDSPYRETSNIYDGSQFTADMAIQNVIGDSFRGATWVSIHNGGGVGWGEVINGGFGMVLDGSDEAKTNLQQMLFWDVNNGIARRSWARNNEAMFAIKREMARTKNLKVTLPNIVDDDILSSLF; encoded by the coding sequence ATGACCACAATTTCTACTGATAAAAATACGCATTTTAAAAAGCAAATTTTAAATGGCATTCCAACTGAACTACCCGCACCAAAAATTTGGGACACTGCAATTAATCATGCACCCATCCGAAAAGATATTTTAAATAAGGAGGAAAAAATGTTAGCAGTGCGCAATGCATTGCGATATTTTCCTGAAAAAATGCATGCGGTTTTAGCAAAGGAATTTGCAGAAGAATTAAAAACATTCGGTCGCATTTATATGCATCGCTTTCGTCCTGATTATGCAATTCATGCTCGCCATTATTCTGAATATCCGCATGTATCAAAACAAGCAGCATGCATTATGTTGATGTTGCAAAATAATTTGGCTTATGCAGTTGCGCAACATCCCCATGAACTCATTACTTATGGTGGCAATGGAGCAGTATTTCAAAACTGGGCCCAGTATCTTTTAACCATGCAATATCTCGCAACGATGACGGATGAACAAACATTGGTTTTATATTCCGGTCATCCGATGGGATTATTTCCTTCGCATAAAAGAGCACCTCGAGTTGTAGTAACAAATGGTATGATGATTCCGAATTATTCTAAACCCGATGATTGGGAAAAATATAATGCACTTGGTGTAACACAATACGGACAAATGACAGCAGGATCTTTTATGTATATCGGACCGCAAGGCATTGTGCACGGAACAAATATTACTGTATTAAATGCTGCAAGAAAAATTGATGCAAATACAACAGATTGCACAGGAAAAATATTTGTAACTGCAGGCTTAGGTGGTATGAGTGGTGCGCAACCAAAAGCAACGGTAATTGCAAAAGGTATTTGTGTGGTTGCGGAAGTAAATGCTGCGGCTACACAAAAGCGACATGCACAAGGTTGGGTGGATGAAGTGTATGATGATTTGCAACAATTAGTCATACGTATGGAAGCTGCAAGAAAAAATAAAGAAGCTGTTTCGCTTGCTTATCAGGGAAATGTAGTTGACTTGTGGGAATACTTTGCAGATAATAATATTAAAATAGAAATCGGCAGCGATCAAACTTCATTACATAATCCATTTGCAGGTGGTTATTATCCTGTGGGTTTAAGTTTTGAAGAGAGCAAAAAAATGATGGCAGAAAATCCAACGTTATTTAAAGAAAAAGTATATGAAAGTTTAAGACGACATGCAAGCGCAATAAATAAACTCACTACAAATGGTATGTACTTTTTTGATTATGGCAATGCATTTTTATTAGAAGCATCCAGAGCAGGTGCTGATATTATGAAAACTGAAAATACATTTATCTATAACAGTTATGTGCAGGATATTCTCGGGCCTATGTGTTTTGATTATGGCTTTGGGCCTTTCCGTTGGGTGTGTTGTAGCAATGATCCAAACGATTTGCAAACAACAGATAACATCGCCGCTGAAGTATTAAAAGAAATGTATAACACTGCGCCGGATGAAATTAAATTGCAGTTATCAGATAATATCAATTGGATAACATCTGCAATGGAAAATAAAATGGTAGTGGGTTCGCAAGCAAGAATTTTATATGCAGATGCAGAAGGCAGAACAAAAATTGCGACTGCATTTAATGATGCAATTCAATCAGGAAAAATTTCTGCACCTGTTGTTTTAGGAAGAGATCATCACGATGTTTCCGGAACAGATTCACCGTATAGAGAAACAAGTAATATTTATGATGGCAGTCAATTTACTGCCGACATGGCGATACAAAATGTAATTGGTGATAGCTTCCGTGGAGCTACTTGGGTGAGTATTCACAATGGTGGTGGTGTGGGTTGGGGTGAAGTAATAAATGGTGGTTTCGGAATGGTGTTAGATGGTAGCGATGAAGCAAAAACAAATCTGCAACAAATGCTTTTCTGGGATGTAAATAATGGTATTGCTCGCCGTAGTTGGGCAAGAAATAATGAGGCCATGTTTGCCATTAAAAGAGAAATGGCAAGAACAAAAAATTTAAAAGTGACTTTGCCGAATATTGTGGATGATGATATTTTATCCAGTCTATTTTGA